The Saprospiraceae bacterium genome includes a window with the following:
- a CDS encoding GTP-binding protein: MEIQNKIPVYIITGFLGSGKTTFLNNLIKNVSDKRVVVIENEIGKVNIDGAMIIDSVDDVIELTAGCLCCNLNEKLYNVLSGLVERKAEFDILVIETTGIADPAGVVETFWIDGFMERNFTVMSTICLADAQNMLTSIEITEEARRQIAFSDIVLLNKTDTVDVEELSSLTSLINDINPGVITYHGEFGRFPSDTILQYSANSKIAIQNKIQVLHKQYTHKHKGINTFTLTYDQPFDFNRLRHTLMLLIQVNKSQIYRIKGFVDIPDMENRILIQSVYQSFRVEEGSEWGENETRESKIVFIGNDVAKESIERMFKQCLLKPAIQTI, from the coding sequence ATGGAAATACAAAATAAGATACCTGTATACATTATTACTGGGTTTTTGGGCTCAGGAAAAACTACTTTTCTAAACAACCTGATCAAAAATGTTTCAGATAAAAGGGTAGTAGTCATAGAAAATGAAATCGGCAAGGTCAATATTGACGGTGCCATGATCATTGATTCAGTAGATGATGTCATAGAGTTGACTGCAGGATGCCTATGCTGCAATCTAAATGAAAAACTCTACAATGTTCTAAGTGGTCTCGTGGAGAGAAAAGCTGAATTTGATATTCTGGTGATAGAGACTACAGGTATAGCAGACCCGGCTGGAGTGGTGGAGACTTTCTGGATTGATGGTTTTATGGAGAGAAACTTCACTGTGATGTCCACCATTTGTCTTGCCGACGCTCAAAATATGCTTACCAGTATTGAAATCACTGAAGAAGCCAGAAGACAAATTGCTTTTTCGGATATAGTCCTTCTAAACAAGACGGATACTGTTGATGTGGAAGAACTTTCTTCATTGACATCTTTGATCAATGATATCAATCCTGGAGTGATCACTTATCATGGAGAATTTGGCAGGTTTCCAAGTGATACAATTTTGCAATATTCGGCAAATAGTAAAATAGCAATTCAAAACAAAATTCAAGTTCTGCATAAACAATACACACATAAACACAAGGGAATCAATACTTTTACTCTGACATATGATCAGCCATTTGATTTTAACAGGTTGAGACACACCTTGATGTTACTGATCCAGGTGAATAAAAGTCAGATATACAGAATTAAGGGATTTGTTGATATACCTGATATGGAAAACAGGATTTTGATTCAATCAGTATATCAAAGCTTTAGAGTTGAAGAGGGATCAGAGTGGGGTGAGAATGAAACCAGAGAAAGTAAAATAGTGTTCATTGGCAATGACGTAGCCAAAGAAAGTATTGAAAGGATGTTTAAGCAGTGTCTTTTGAAACCTGCGATACAAACTATCTAA
- a CDS encoding NAD-dependent deacylase, whose product MKKIVVLTGAGISAESGIKTFRDADGLWEGHDVMSVASPEGWDRDMALVLDFYNQRRKQLKDVMPNAGHKALVELEDKYDVVVITQNVDNLHERAGSRRIIHLHGELNKVRSIGVPSLVYEWSDDLHIGDLCEKGYQLRPHIVWFGEMVPMLESAIEECENGDIFIIIGTSMQVYPAASLISYAPRGSEIYYIDPKPHISYELSRLPGLQIIKEPGSIGVPSVVNELLSKE is encoded by the coding sequence ATGAAAAAAATTGTCGTACTTACCGGAGCTGGCATCAGTGCTGAAAGCGGCATAAAAACCTTTAGGGATGCAGATGGTCTTTGGGAAGGTCATGATGTGATGTCAGTAGCATCCCCTGAAGGTTGGGATAGAGATATGGCTTTGGTACTTGATTTTTATAATCAAAGACGCAAACAACTCAAAGATGTGATGCCAAATGCAGGCCATAAAGCCTTGGTAGAACTCGAAGATAAGTATGACGTCGTAGTTATCACCCAAAATGTAGACAATTTGCATGAGCGTGCAGGGAGTAGGAGGATCATTCATCTACATGGCGAATTGAATAAAGTCAGGAGCATAGGAGTTCCATCTCTGGTCTATGAATGGTCTGACGATCTGCATATCGGAGATTTGTGCGAAAAAGGTTATCAACTCCGGCCACATATTGTTTGGTTTGGAGAAATGGTGCCTATGCTTGAGTCAGCCATAGAGGAATGTGAGAACGGAGATATCTTCATAATCATTGGCACTTCCATGCAAGTTTATCCTGCAGCAAGCCTGATTTCTTATGCCCCACGTGGCAGTGAGATTTATTACATCGACCCAAAACCACATATTTCTTATGAATTGAGCAGATTGCCGGGATTGCAGATTATAAAAGAACCAGGAAGTATTGGGGTACCTTCGGTGGTGAATGAACTTTTAAGTAAAGAGTAA